The Candidatus Nanohalococcus occultus genome contains a region encoding:
- a CDS encoding 50S ribosomal protein L21e (mediates an interaction between 5S and domains II and V of 23S), giving the protein MAQKSHGSQHGTRHKFARDPEQTLTVNDHMKQFEEGEKVLIKFHPSVQDGRVHHRYHGRTADVTGKRGDAVELKVKDGGKEKTLYIKPVHLQEVK; this is encoded by the coding sequence ATGGCACAGAAGTCCCACGGCTCTCAGCACGGAACACGTCACAAGTTCGCACGTGATCCGGAACAGACCTTAACTGTAAACGACCACATGAAGCAGTTCGAGGAAGGTGAAAAAGTACTAATCAAGTTCCATCCAAGCGTACAGGATGGCCGCGTCCACCACAGATACCACGGACGCACAGCAGACGTCACCGGAAAACGCGGAGACGCAGTAGAGCTAAAGGTAAAAGACGGCGGAAAAGAAAAGACACTTTACATCAAGCCAGTACACCTACAAGAGGTAAAATAG
- a CDS encoding DUF655 domain-containing protein gives MTQKDEYIRVLDFLERGRAGQKDEPVAHGIGAENFNLLEVVMRDEVRPKGGQELYIGEGQRDEVKYIKGRISFDDLTSTGQKELDYVLKALVDEKEEKFVKFFNEATPVTPRRHAFELLPGVGTKLMQNLLDEREKEEFESFKDIKERVSTMPEPSKLVVDRIIKELKGEAKQKLFT, from the coding sequence ATGACTCAGAAAGACGAATACATCAGAGTTCTGGATTTCCTGGAAAGAGGCCGGGCAGGACAGAAAGACGAGCCTGTAGCCCATGGAATCGGAGCTGAAAACTTCAACCTTCTGGAAGTTGTAATGAGAGATGAGGTTCGACCGAAAGGCGGTCAAGAACTTTACATTGGAGAAGGCCAGAGAGACGAAGTAAAATACATCAAAGGACGTATCAGCTTTGACGATCTAACATCTACCGGACAGAAAGAACTGGATTACGTTCTGAAAGCACTTGTAGATGAAAAAGAAGAAAAGTTCGTCAAGTTCTTCAACGAGGCAACACCTGTAACTCCTAGAAGACACGCATTCGAGCTGCTTCCAGGAGTAGGAACAAAGCTAATGCAGAACCTTCTAGACGAAAGAGAGAAAGAAGAGTTCGAAAGCTTCAAGGACATCAAAGAACGTGTATCAACGATGCCGGAGCCTTCCAAGCTCGTAGTTGATAGAATAATCAAAGAGCTAAAAGGCGAAGCCAAACAGAAGCTTTTCACATGA